The Cotesia glomerata isolate CgM1 linkage group LG9, MPM_Cglom_v2.3, whole genome shotgun sequence region CAGAGAGGATATCTCTCAACCAATAAGGGAAGATGGAAGAATCCATCTCTTGACTTGAACAACATCTACTAGTTATTTGACCTAGACGGCATGAAAAAACactcattatatatatacaattcgGTCATGAAAACAcctttagtaattattaatttatatttattgaaattttttacactggtcttaattcaaatttattaaaatttattttccattttttagtttagttttctacactgataaaaaattgacttgactcaagagccaaactcttgaatcaagaattccactttgaagaaaatgatttttcttgagtcaagagaataaattcttgactcaagaaaattttcttagactttcaagaataatttcttagctcaagaatttttctcttgactcaagaaaatcattttcttcaaaatggtattcttggttcaagagtttggctcttgagtcaagtcaatttttatcagtgtataaaagcgtgttttttagttttttttttacactattatttattttctactttttagtttggtttatttataaaagagtgtttttttagttttttttaaactattatttttattagaacaAAATTAATCGGTAGCTCAATCACCATTCATTACAATAGCGAACAAGGCTCtttcctcaaaaatttttaatttaaattcttgcttattttgttgaattaaaattttctttggtattcgaaaatttgttaatattagaTAAATCGGTTAAAGATAATGAttggaaattataattaacatcAATTCCTGCCTTATCGACTAGATGAAAGTTATATAAACTAACAAATCTTATTTCgcaaatttaataatggaatAATCTTATCAGATTAGTGTAGTGTCATCGGTCCGCGATAAGTATAcgaaatttaaatgaaatctgACCGTTTGAAGTGGGTCAAAACCAAGTCTAAAGGAGTCGGTTAAAAACATACAAATAAACATACAGatgaaactaataaaaaacgTGTAATTAGTCggatattaatttcaatagtaaaaattttcttatttttcaaaaattaaactattaatatcaaatttatcttgTGATTTTTTTGTGCCAAAATtccacaaatttttatttaaaatattccaaTTTCTACAACTATAATCAATAACAAGTCAATATACAATTTGTTTCATGTTACCTTAACATTTTAATGCGTGAAATTTTCCATGCATACTATATCTATAGACAGTCTTCTTAACACACTATTGTGTCATTACATCCTACTCGTTccaatatttcaaaaaattttttacttcgtAGAATGTGCTGGCCGAATGAAGAACTGATACGTGACCGACTTCCTACCTTCGTATCCTTCCAGCCTTTTTGATGTGTCCACTTCCCAGAGCTCAGAATCATCAACAATTCCGGTAATTTTTGAAGGATAAGTAAACACAGAAGAAGAGCCTTCAAGATTCTCTAGGTAGAAATATCTAGTCGACCCGTCATTTCCACAAGCATAAATTTCATCTCGAGCGTTCTGAAAGAAGTTATTAGGAACCCTGATCCTGATGCTGTTCTTCAGGTTGACATCACTGAACTCCCCAACGGGCTTCATAATCCAAGGCTGCGGTGGCTCAAAGTCGGTATTTAGATCTGCAGGTGATGTGTTGTATTTTATTTCCAGGCTCCAGGTTCTACTAGGCACTGAACCTTCTGCACTTTCTGGAGCAGAAGTCGGAGGAATCTTGATCACTTTAGCGGACACGCATCCCAGGACTGCGATCTAAtggtagaaataatttatacttgtTCCGAATAGAAGTTTCGATAAATTGGAAGATACTTACTATTAGAAGACTTGCTTTCATCATCATGCTTTCGTGTTTGTTGTCTATAGACTATAGTCGATTGAAGATCTAGTCAAACTGACATTGTGTCGAACGGAAGGTGCTTAAATACCATGAGAGACGATGAAGGAGTGGATATTAGAGAATAATCTCGTTGGTTTACATCATGTTTACGCAGTTAATGATAGCTTCATAAAATACTACAAAGTTGGAGTTATTAGTCATCAACTTACGTCAAACCTTATTTTTCGTGGGTTTTTCGTAGTATtttatcgattaatttttcttgtaaacaacagaatcattattattcaataaaatttcgtagaaaagtatattaattaaatttcaagaaattttctttcaaaaacaCAACATTAATTTGTTATCATAAAGATAACAAATGATATCTTATGATAACTGTTAGGTTATAAGGTATTTATATGTTAAAACAAAACAGGTTTGTTATACCAGAATCTTTTagttcaacaaaatattttagttgaaTGAACGAATCGATGTGTTTAAATAACAAGATTGTTATGTCAGGATAacagcaaatttttttgtggttCAACATAAACCAGTTAATTGGTATGACAAATGTTGTTGTTGAAATAGCTTAATTATTTTCGACcaactaattattttgttagctaaattttctcaaaaacatttttccaaAACGGAAACTAGATTTTCGAGCTTGAAGTTGTATTTTGAGCTTCAAGAGCTACTAACTTTGCAGTAGAAAAGTTTTTGAGCGTTTTGAACTTTAATATAACACACGCATAAAActgattttgttgaaataacaaaagacgggataactgaaaaatatgttctggtaacaaatgagtttagttatagtaacaaatccattaatcgcattaacaaaatgtttcaagttgtactGACAAACCAGTATGTTAAATGACCAAATcaatttgttaacaatattttcctaacgaaataattttattgcaataacaaaactaatttgttgctaacatattttccaaatcagatatcactgattatagcatatttttaaattatggattcttataaaatttaatgtaacatttaatgtaaatttatttgttattttgatagaataattttgctgtttcaacagaaaaatttgtaataccaaataaattattttggcgaatctacttaaagattttgctatagtaaccaaattgttttgctgttataacaaatcaataacttgctataacctaaattttgttattttaacatataatttgttatccctatgttaacaaatgcatttgttactagaacatatcttaggttattttaacaaaatttttttctgcgtgcaGAGTTTCAGGGATAGCCTGCAGAGTTAACCATATCCaggtttttttaattgttacaataataaacaaaattgtaaattataactttaatgACAATTTTGGAGAAAAGCTTTTCAGAATTTTACAACTATTTTTGGCAACaagattattttgttattagtCAATTCACTAAAGacttctataaaataaatcaaattaatattctGACCCAGGTGAGTTCTATCTACACCTGCATCGAAACAGTCTATAAATCTTGAGTGTACACAAGACTAAAATTTGTTCGGACAGGTGTAGGTGGTCCCTCCCCGGGCATCTCCTCTTCTTTTCGAGTCtttgattgaaaaaagtaaCTCATTACTTATACTTGATCCTGTACAGTAGCCGGTAATGGAAATACTAATTTTGCGGAACACGGTGGCTCAACTTGCGGTATAATATCTTGTATGGATGCTCACTGGAATTATCTGCCCATGATTACCTTGGGAGGATAATTATAGTGTCCATAGTCCAATCGAGATTCTGTTTGTTATTTTGTttctgattattattatttttatttaatatcggTAGTCTTTGATCGGCATTTATTATTCTGTTCGGAGGAAATTAGTGGGAGGAGTTACTGGCGCCATATCACGTGTGTAGACAATACTAATTACAGTAGTGggatagaaatatttttttttatcaaagtgATTCGAAGATATTGATGATATCGTTTCAAAgaatcaaaaagaaaatttttttttcaatttttcaaaagtaatGATATctaaaagtattattttaaaatttataaatggaCAGACCActaactatattattttacggTGTTTATGTGGATATTCGAgtggaagaaaataaaatttttgaaaaggcTGAAAGGATTTTGTATGGTGTCTCGTTGATTGACTTTACCACTGACTCGATCTCAATGAAATTTAAACCACAAATTCTACATAGTAGTAGCTATTGCATCAGCTCCAACCAAAtcaaaatttggatttttactattttttaaggactaaaaactgtgaaaaaaagcctcatttttcagtttttttttaaatgtccgCCAATTCgctttttatcaataaatattaatctccTTCGCTGGTGCAATAActacttaaatattgaaggcaaataattttggtttttGTGTTTTAGATGAGCCGTTATAAAGTTACCATTCAACcgttgtttatttatataaaaaataaaaaaaaatacatttagatattttttgtgttattcAAGAGTGTATTTGTTGagctgaataaattttatattgatatttataatattttctgtGTAAAGTATCATTAATGTCAgttatttttcgaaaataagCTGAAAGTTGCAGAAATGGTTAgaagacagaaaaaaaaatttctagactggagaacaaaattcttggctcaagaaaattttcgggtgtctgaaggaagaccgaagttgtgttggctgaagtaaaaatttttcttgaaattctattcttggtgagtcatttttttttaattcagatcataaatacttgatacaataaatttttatatttgatcaagatttttagatactttagggaagcagcgccacttacttcagctgagaaaaaaattttctcaccttgagataatttttctcttgaatatttgatacctattttatattattttggcgtgcaattatacatattgaatgaaaaaaaatgatgaaatattatctgatcttcccatttgacatgttaatcaataaaaatattaatgaaaatttacttctatctttatatttaattttttggagcaagagagaaattttctcaagacaagaaaatttacttctatcaagaactaaattttttggagcaagaagctgaattttctcaaaacaacaagattttcttgacttaaataaatttttttcgatcaagatacgtatttttgAAAGCAAGAGAAtcaattttgttggaataagagAAATttctgtcaaaaaaaaaattattttccgctcaagaaaaatattttcttggctcaagtgaacttttttttctgtgtagggtagttaaatattttgtatataaataaaaaataatctaaaatttttaatctttcttTTACGAGCATTAAAAATGacctacttatttttttttcgtttttttccactgcaattatttaataaattgatagcGCTTAATGATAATAGGTAGGAAGTAGCTGAAATATTTCTTGCagcatttttttgaaaattttcaattttcttagcgggaagttaaaaattttatttctttacaaaaagatataaaataaaaaattaaaaaatccaagtaaccgatatggatgtatatgattttcggaaattaaaaaaaattttgtaaatttaaaaattaaaagaaacaattttggaacgtacttagtttgcgtcattgtgtacttcaattttttttaaaagtcctaggaaatagattttaggaatttcataaaaagtgaaattttttgtaaccacgcacactaaatacgttgtAAAAACTACTTGTAAAAACAagcagtataaaaaaaattttaatttttcacttagttatggcccaaaatggggttgacctttcatggaaaaaagaaaacttgaaaaattacattataaatagtaataagtgtCCCGCTGTAttagaaaatagaaaaattacagttcgaaataacatttttctgaatttagactttgaattttgattttcagagcttttaatgtaaatattacattctatgtaattcaatgtaattcttatacaatctgtaataattacaatcggaacaaaaacagtttcactgtaaaaaaatagcgccaagtccacgttcataagactattaagaaaaaaaaaaatttttttttctttacaaaaagatataaaatagaaaaattaaataatccaagtaaccgatatgattgtatatgattttcggaaattaaaaaaaattttgttgtaaatttaaaaattaaaaaaaaaattttggaacgtatttagtgtgcgtggttgcaaaataattttaatgaaattcgtaaaatctatttactaggactttaaaaaaattgaaatacacaatgacgcacaccaagtacgttccaaaatttttttcttaatttttaaatttacaacaaaattttttttaatttccgaaaatcatatacaatcatatcggttacttggattttttaatttttctattttatatctttttgtaaagaaaaaaaaaaattttttttttcttaatagtcttatgaacgtggacttggcgcgatttttagtagatttcatagaaatctaactattgcatttgtcctcatgacgcaacttttgaaaaattttggtgtATTTCAACCTAACTCGatgagctgagtcagaaaatacatatggttcaaaaatttatatatgtatgtatatatatatatatatatatatatatatatatatatatatatatatatatatatatacgatataacgcggggCTTGTCAGCATGATAACGTCTACAATTCTCTATTGATCTCAATGAAACTctacatacttattctacagacGATTATGAAGGTCGAGTTTAAATTTGAGCCAAATCGGTCaataagtttagaaattacagcatttttaaattttgaaaaatacgaaaattccatatttttatcgcttttcttcaaataacttttaaacgcgTCGAGATATTTGAATTCTGTAACTGTCAATTAAAAGTCAAGTATcatcatcaaaaattatttctatttactaatactataataattttttaaaattactgttACGTAAATAACTTGAGATAAATATTTTGGTAAACAAAATGGTGAAAATTGGTTTTACAAAAGTGAACAATTTAGATTATTCGCTAATGGAGATCGCTCTACGTAAGTTGTACATAAGttgtagattttataaaaatttaagttgtATTTAGCTTCATATCACagctttcaaaaaattctactatATTTACCTCGataagctaaatttttttttagtacttaacttataaataattatataacatCATCATTTCTCCCCAGTTTCATTGGTTTTGTGACAAGAATAATAGGAATTCAATGGGTAGAATATGAATAtcgattcatttttttaatatcagaaGGAGTACAAATAAGATATGTAATGTGTTTGAGTACTTTCTATCaagatattataaataatatacattTACATCAACTAATTATAATCAAGAAATCAATTGCAAGAATTGGAGTATTCGATGAATTCACTAATAACCCTTTAATTTGTGAATTTCgttttgaaattaatagaagatcatttataaaattgattcctgttactttaaaaataatgattttagattattaccaaatttaaaattcgagATAGATTCTGAAGATGATGAATGATCAAGATAATATTATGACAAGCTATTATATATGTATCTGATTattgaattgataaatatatatatatttttttattgcatagATATTCATAAAACACaaatttacacaaaaattaataaatttttattaatataacttaaaatcaattatactatttatttttgcataattttcaaatattttggttgtactcataattttttcttaaatttattttatgaaaagaaatctacttccatttcggctgccgaatggttttttacagtgaaactgtttttgttcggatttcagtattttttgtaattataataaaaatttgcaattggtactaacttaaatctcaagttggctgcattttttatagcaaactatccccttgaagctacagtttatgtaaaaataattgcagcgcaccctggcgggtgtagatgcaagctgtgaaatttatttttttaactgtagtttcccatctattggaggattaccatgcattctcgaattacttagtctgtggcatgtcactttttacatcgaaaaaaagtcaggatcaaaatttttgagcttgctatagtttgtgctgataaaatttaataatttcaagtaaatcaatggttataattgaatataattaattgatatcagtaaaataaagtatgaattactgttataatataaaatttaggaagaAGAAGTACcgtcaaattaaataaaattttgcaacctcgaaataccgttctgcttacagtaaacacactcggtaatctagcgctccgtttacaacggatttaaaCGGAaattggcgccagattctaccgaatctgtggattgaaactgtaatttttctagttttcaCTAAGGAGCGCCAcgttacattatatattgtaatttttcgagttttcttttttccgtgtaaggtaaaagacccagttattgacactggcctagttgattgacacttagaatttttttctaattaaaaaaataaaatctcaaaaaatcaactgtcttaaaatttataattcaaaaattatatttattaatttattagaatcgatttgttttattcaatttaaataaaattgcaagtgtcaataactaggccagtgtcaataaccgGGTCTTTTAACTTACTTGTAAATTATTACCCCAAAGATATATAAATCAAATTGAAACTAGAGCAATATAATTGTTTACTTCGATCTCGTGCAAGTTTACTAAGCTCTTGGGAGATCTTAGCAGATCATGTACCAAAAACTAAAAGTATCTACATTCTCTCTAAAGAATATCTATAAGAAAACAATGCAAGGTATACTAATCTAAGCTAAGTCCAGGGaagaacttagtaaacttAAACAAGcccattaaaatattaaataatttttaggctCTGTGGAAAATAATTAACCTTACATTTATCCTAATACTCTTGATACTCTATATATCTACCTCAATCTCTCGAAGCCTACTCCTGATTGAAAAtactcattaaaaaatatcgaaaatgatgagatttgaattgttttcaataatcctaattctttttttatgtatttataaatatacagttTACATGAAGCAActgttcattttttcaatacttttcaataagtatttttattcagGGACTTTtcagaagtttcacttctaccGTGTGTGActtgcacacacacacatttttttacttaaaaaataatgctaGTAGATTAcattaatagataaattttttaacattcaatcgTTAATGTTCTTATcatgaaaaaatgtattattagTTCGATATGACTCATAAGTGATTATTTACTCTATAGACAGCTTGGTTTTttactatacaaaaaaattggatagttttttttcagatttatttgaaaaattcttttatttttttatactattttttttatatcataaattgtattaaattttataattgttctagtttgaaaataaaaacttagttaaaaaaagacgagaattaaaattaaaaatagactAGAAATTACCAcgcttaattatttaattgaatgcGTCAGTCATTAATGTAGTTAATTACTttgtttttaatgttaaaggtgttgttattaattgactaaaattttctgtggaattttattaatttttaatttttttatttgacacaattaagatttattttgatctttaatttttgtcgtttcatagaaaattgatagcttatttataatatttttaattatcactgATCAGTAGGTACTGAATTTATTTAGTATTCATTTAtgataattacttaattaataatcagaTACTGATTAATTTTCACGGTTACTGATACTGATCAGTGATCAGTGATACTGATTACCTGATCATTAATCACTGATACTGATCTCCTGAACAATAATCACCGATAATgataaattcatcaaaaatcaCTAATAATATCATAACCAATCAGTATCAGTGTCAGTGATAATGATAACTAATCAATATTTGTGATGACTGATCAAGTAATTATGATCAGTCATGATAATGGTTTTTACTGATACTTATTCTGATCAGTAATCAATACTTTTAATACTGATACTGATAGTACTGACTGATATTATTACTAATCAGTGATTTGCGATGCTAATACTAATCACTGATCAGTATTGATTGATACTGATTACCTGATCGTAAGTCACTTATCAGTGAGTTTTGGTAGTAAAATTGTTCAATATTGACTGATACTGATCATTTGGGACAGTGACTGTAACCGATACTTATTCTGATCACGTGATCAGTAATCACTAATCAAGCAATCACTGATGCTGATTATCTGATCATCAATCACTGATACCGATTACCCGATCATTAATCACTGATGCTAATTACCTGATCATCAATCACTGATCCTGATGACCAGTTCATTAATCACTGATTCTGATTACCTTTACATCAGTGATAGTAATTACGAGATCATTATTCACTGATACTAATCAGTGAATTTTGGTACTAAAATTGTTCAATACTGATTGATACTGATCAGTcgggatatttaatttcaCTCATACTTATTCTAATAAATCATGATCAATATCAGTACTAATACAGATCAATAATGACTAATACTGATACTAGTCAGTGATTTTTGATggataaatcatttattattaactaatatTGATCAATTAATCACTGATGCTGATCATCTGATCAATAATCACTGATCTGATTACCTGATTAGTAATCACTGATAATAATTACCTGATCATTAGTCACTGATGCTGATTACCTGATCATTAATCACCGATAATGATTACTTGTTTATTACTTGTTCATTTAGTGATAGTAATTACCAGATTATTAATCACTGATACCAACTTTAATTACTGATTACAAAGAAAAATGCTAGTTACAAACAAATCAGATAAATGTTTCAGTTTATTACAAatcaaattacaaattatatcAAGTAAAAACAACAAATCAACACTGAATATCATTAAACTTCCCTTCAGTAACTATTCAGTCCTTATTTCTAAATCTATACTAATTATCCCCATACGAATAAGTTTTTTCGTTCTTAAAATGAGAGACTGTAACACTCGCCTGATACGATTTGAACGGTTTCTTGATCAGACTCGGGTCATCATTGGAGTTCACATGGTAGTTAGCTTCCATGTTGTAATTCTTGTATGTTTTCTTTTCAGGAACTGACGGATCTTTTTGGAAATTCGGATTGTAGAAAGGATCTCTTGAGAAACCAGGGTACTGGTTCCCGGGGTTTCCTGGGTTGTTGTTGTAGTTTTCGTAAGTTTGTTGAATGTTTAACTGCCCGGGTGGTCCTACTGGAGGTCCTACTGGAGGGGCTTGCATACCTAAAGCAGGGTATTGATACCAAGAGAACTGGCAATTCGAAGATGTTGCGAACAAAGCAACAAACTTCAGGAAAAAACAAACTTATTATACTCGTACAaacaaatttcaataattttaaagaggttaaaaaaatcttaccaAGAACAAGAGGTAGATCTTCATCTTGATGCGTTAGTACGACTACTGCTGCAATTAATCCACCAGCACTTTTTATACCAGTCACCTCAACAACTAAAATACGAGCTTTGATTTTAAACCATCTTGGAATGACACGCTATCAATTTCCGTTAAGTAATGACGTAGGTTGGACTGAATCATCATTAATTACCAAATTCAGagattaattactaattactgGGTTTTTCATTCTTTGTTAAAGGTattgacaataataatgaacATCAGCGATAAAATGAAGATCAGAAAAtctaatttgtttttttttaattaaattaattcatgacccaagaaattaattcatttctaaatgtgatattaaattaatggcCGAATTCTAGAACTTTCTTGTTATAAACACACTACCAATGGATGattcattgaaaataattgttataaagTGACTTCATCATGAACATTAAtgacaatgaaaaattaactatttctTGAAAAAGACTaagttttttaacaattccATTAAATACTatcaaataacaaaaaattttatagaaattatgaaatttgactttgatttttaaaattgggaaaatttttttattattaaaattaatctccGATTTTTCggtaactatttttattattattcattcttggctcaagaataatttatttgcttaAGAATCAATTTTCTgaactcaagaaaatcattttcttccaaatttttagttcaaaaatatttttctgaatcAAGTTTTTCATTACAtggtaagaaaattaaaagaatttttaccattttactatcgtaatttttattaaatagaataGTAACGGTAGACTATACttgtcatttaaaaatttttacgatctactaccGTAAATTCTATTCAACAAATAATACTCGCAAGAGCTTTAAAAATACCAATACTGTAGAGCTAGTTATGCAAAACATATtagtgaactttacaattcaactatcaTAAAAATGGACagtcggtttttttaaaagaaacttTAGGGAGGGAGAAGGATAGGAAGTTGGATTCGTTGGTAACTTTGCAGTAACCTAAAAAGCAAATCGGAATTTTcgaccgggaatcgaacccagaactcttAGTTGGTAGCCAGAGACTCTCTCGctacgctatccgaggtaaactaGTACGAATGTCCTTCAGCACTTACATAAACTCtgtctagcgctgtgcacggccaacactcacactaattgagaaataTTCCAATTCAATTATCGTTAAGTTTGTTacttctattggaaagatacagagcactggaaattttaaaaatgaatacaaaaataatgatattttgacatcttattttttattcttactaTTTACgatagtaatatcgtattttttcttcgaatttaatacaataatcttttgataaaattacgATAGTAAattgtaaagaattttttctaaacaaGAAATATCCACGTTTTTAATAGACAATCTAATAAACGATCGCTTCAGgcttaaacattaaaattattaatgataacaTTCGTAAGATTAATTGAAAGTATCTTTATATTACGAAAGTTGATAGAAAATTATGACAAGACATAGATAAgaccattaattttttactcttgAATTAACAATCtctaaatgataataaatttataatcaatacCAGAGCTCATTAAGCTATCAAATCTCCTTCAACGCTG contains the following coding sequences:
- the LOC123271638 gene encoding uncharacterized protein LOC123271638 → MKIYLLFLFVALFATSSNCQFSWYQYPALGMQAPPVGPPVGPPGQLNIQQTYENYNNNPGNPGNQYPGFSRDPFYNPNFQKDPSVPEKKTYKNYNMEANYHVNSNDDPSLIKKPFKSYQASVTVSHFKNEKTYSYGDN
- the LOC123271637 gene encoding uncharacterized protein LOC123271637 yields the protein MMMKASLLIIAVLGCVSAKVIKIPPTSAPESAEGSVPSRTWSLEIKYNTSPADLNTDFEPPQPWIMKPVGEFSDVNLKNSIRIRVPNNFFQNARDEIYACGNDGSTRYFYLENLEGSSSVFTYPSKITGIVDDSELWEVDTSKRLEGYEGRKSVTYQFFIRPAHSTK